The proteins below come from a single Capricornis sumatraensis isolate serow.1 chromosome 14, serow.2, whole genome shotgun sequence genomic window:
- the SRP9 gene encoding signal recognition particle 9 kDa protein, which yields MPQYQTWEEFSRAAEKLYLADPMKARVVLKYRHSDGSLCIKVTDDLVCLVYRTDQAQDVKKIEKFHSQLMRLMVAKESRSVAMETD from the exons ATGCCGCAGTACCAGACTTGGGAGGAGTTCAGTCGCGCAGCGGAGAAACTCTACCTCGCCGACCCAATGAAG gcCCGTGTGGTTCTCAAATATAGGCATTCTGATGGGAGTTTGTGTATTAAAGTAACAGATGATTTAGTT TGTTTGGTGTATAGAACAGACCAAGCTCAAGATGTAAAGAAGATTGAGAAATTCCACAGTCAACTAATGCGACTTATGGTGGCCAAGGAATCCCGCAGTGTTGCCATGGAAACGGACTGA